One genomic window of Glycine max cultivar Williams 82 chromosome 16, Glycine_max_v4.0, whole genome shotgun sequence includes the following:
- the LOC100799302 gene encoding non-specific lipid transfer protein GPI-anchored 14: MDSNACLPHLLVLAVTLVLVSYAMGDSAQDKQRCAESLAGAATCLPYLGGDTKAPTADCCSRLTQAMKTNKKCVCLILKDRDDPDLGLKINMTIAVGLPSLCKTPDNLSQCSALLHLDPKSPEAQAFNQIGQKSNGGSISPSPTPSVEGSSQNGRNQGTDETATAKNSASYIGKRLLESLVAVAGLLIWLS, translated from the exons ATGGATTCAAATGCTTGTCTACCACACTTGCTAGTGTTAGCAGTAACATTGGTATTGGTTAGTTATGCAATGGGAGATTCAGCTCAAGACAAACAGAGATGTGCAGAATCCCTGGCAGGTGCAGCAACGTGTCTGCCATATTTGGGTGGTGACACGAAAGCACCCACAGCAGATTGTTGCAGTCGTCTCACACAAGCTATGAAGACCAACAAGAAGTGTGTCTGCCTTATTCTCAAAGACAGGGATGATCCTGATCTTGGCTTAAAGATTAACATGACAATTGCTGTTGGTCTCCCTTCTCTTTGCAAAACACCTGATAATCTCTCACAGTGTTCTG CACTTCTGCACTTGGATCCTAAATCACCTGAAGCTCAAGCTTTTAATCAAATTGGTCAGAAATCCAATGGTGGTTCTATCAGTCCTTCGCCCACTCCTTCTG TTGAAGGAAGTTCCCAGAATGGTAGAAACCAGGGGACAGATGAAACGGCCACAGCTAAGAATAGTGCATCTTATATCGGGAAGAGATTGTTAGAAAGTTTGGTTGCAGTTGCAGGGCTTCTAATTTGGCTTTCATGA